A single Triticum dicoccoides isolate Atlit2015 ecotype Zavitan chromosome 2A, WEW_v2.0, whole genome shotgun sequence DNA region contains:
- the LOC119356772 gene encoding G-type lectin S-receptor-like serine/threonine-protein kinase SD2-5: MSGMSAAVTATVSAVCATVAVFITMAVIRRCRHVRKKMHKKIVTKIMEEISRRNRDRRAAPDDGAGVDDVVIEIGPVEKFLHEILNEKPMRFSSGQLASCTGNYSTELGSGGFGVVYKGELPNGLPVAVKVLKVSMNKKVQEGFMAEIGTIGRTYHVHLVRLYGFCFDPDTKALVYEYLENGSLEKYLYRDGEVDGDSDGGEERRERLEWRTLHNIAVGTAKGIRYLHEECQHKIVHYDIKPPNILLTADFTPKVADFGLARLGERENTHMSSLTGGGRGTPGYAAPELWMALPTTEKCDVYSFGMVLFEILGQRRNYDARLEDESREWFPKWVWDKYEQGDMECIVSAAAGIGEADREKAETMCKVALWCVQFQPSARPTMSSVVRMLEGEMAIVPPVNPFHYVSSGGSSSGWALSSGTGTYTSSSRDKGRDSEVSAASAPAPKPSVAMVKDGKSIDPVTA; the protein is encoded by the exons ATGTCAGGCATGTCGGCGGCTGTCACTGCAACTG TATCGGCCGTCTGTGCGACCGTGGCGGTGTTCATAACGATGGCCGTGATCAGGCGATGCCGCCACGTGAGGAAGAAAATGCACAAGAAGATCGtgaccaagatcatggaggagataagtagGAGGAACCGGGACCGGCGAGCAGCCCCGGACGACGGCGCCggcgtggacgacgtggtcatcgaGATCGGTCCGGTGGAGAAGTTTCTCCACGAGATCTTGAACGAGAAGCCGATGCGATTCAGCTCCGGGCAGCTGGCGTCGTGCACCGGGAACTACTCCACCGAGCTCGGCTCCGGCGGCTTCGGGGTGGTCTACAAGGGGGAGCTTCCCAACGGGCTGCCCGTGGCGGTGAAGGTTCTCAAGGTGTCCATGAACAAGAAGGTGCAGGAGGGGTTCATGGCGGAGATCGGCACCATCGGCCGGACCTACCACGTGCACCTCGTCAGGCTCTACGGCTTCTGCTTCGACCCGGACACCAAGGCGCTCGTCTACGAGTACCTCGAGAACGGATCGCTGGAGAAGTACCTCTACCGCGACGGGGAAGTCGACGGCGACAGCGACggcggggaggagaggagggagaggcTCGAGTGGCGGACGCTGCACAACATCGCCGTCGGCACGGCCAAGGGGATCCGGTATCTGCACGAGGAGTGCCAGCACAAGATCGTGCACTACGACATCAAGCCGCCCAACATCCTCCTCACCGCCGACTTCACCCCCAAGGTGGCCGACTTCGGGCTGGCCCGGCTGGGCGAGCGCGAGAACACGCACATGTCGTCGCTCACGGgcggcgggcgcgggacgccggggtACGCCGCGCCGGAGCTGTGGATGGCGCTGCCGACGACAGAGAAGTGCGACGTTTACAGCTTCGGCATGGTGCTGTTTGAGATCCTAGGGCAGCGCCGGAATTACGACGCCCGGCTGGAGGACGAGAGCCGCGAGTGGTTCCCCAAGTGGGTGTGGGACAAGTACGAGCAAGGGGACATGGAGTGCATCGTGTCTGCGGCCGCCGGCATCGGGGAGGCTGACCGGGAGAAGGCGGAGACCATGTGTAAGGTGGCGCTATGGTGCGTCCAATTCCAGCCGTCGGCGCGGCCGACGATGAGCAGCGTGGTGCGGATGCTGGAGGGGGAGATGGCCATCGTGCCGCCGGTGAACCCGTTCCACTACGTGTCGAGCGGCGGCAGCTCCAGCGGCTGGGCGTTGTCGAGCGGCACCGGCACGTACACGAGCAGCAGCCGGGACAAGGGGAGGGACAGCGAGGTCTCGGCAGCAAGCGCTCCTGCTCCTAAGCCGAGCGTTGCAATGGTGAAGGATGGCAAGTCCATTGATCCAGTGACGGCATAG
- the LOC119356773 gene encoding G-type lectin S-receptor-like serine/threonine-protein kinase SD2-5: protein MSAAVTATVSVVCATVAVVITIVMIRGCRRWRWKVYKKFMAKISDEVNRRNRELEACAAVNDVVIEIGPVEKFLHEILNEKPMRFSSEQLASCTGDYSTELGSGGFGVVYKGELPNGLPVAVKVLKVSMNKKVQEGFMAEIGTIGRTYHVHLVRLYGFCFDPNTKALVYEYLENGSLEKYLYRDGEGAGEGGRKERLEWRTLHSIAIGTAKGIRYLHEECQQRIVHYDIKPANILLTADFTPKVADFGLARLGERENPHMSSLTGGGRGTPGYAAPELWMALPTTEKCDVYSFGMVLFEILGRRRNYDAQLEDESREWFPKWVWDKYEQGDMESIVSAAAGVGEADREKAETMCKVALWCVQFQPSARPTMSSVVRMLEGEMAIVPPVNPFNYVSGGGSSSSWALSSGTGTGTFTSSSRDTGWDNKVSAASTPRKPTDEMVKGVKSTEPVTT from the exons ATGTCGGCCGCTGTCACTGCAACTG TATCGGTGGTCTGTGCGACCGTGGCAGTAGTGATAACCATCGTGATGATCAGAGGATGCCGCCGTTGGAGGTGGAAAGTTTACAAGAAGTTCATGGCCAAGATCTCCGACGAGGTCAACAGAAGGAACCGAGAGCTGGAAGCATGCGCTGCCGTGAACGATGTGGTGATCGAGATCGGCCCCGTGGAGAAGTTCCTCCACGAGATCCTCAACGAGAAGCCGATGAGGTTCAGCTCGGAGCAGCTGGCGTCGTGCACCGGGGACTACTCCACCGAGCTCGGCTCCGGCGGCTTCGGGGTGGTCTACAAGGGGGAGCTCCCTAACGGGCTGCCGGTGGCGGTGAAGGTGCTCAAGGTGTCCATGAACAAGAAGGTGCAGGAGGGGTTCATGGCGGAGATCGGCACCATCGGCCGGACCTACCACGTGCACCTCGTCAGGCTCTACGGCTTCTGCTTCGACCCCAACACCAAGGCGCTCGTCTACGAGTACCTCGAGAACGGCTCGCTGGAGAAGTACCTCTACCGCGACGGGGAAGGCGCCGGCGAGGGCGGGAGAAAGGAGAGGCTCGAGTGGCGGACGCTGCACAGCATCGCCATCGGCACGGCCAAGGGGATAAGATACCTCCACGAGGAGTGTCAGCAGAGGATCGTGCACTACGACATCAAACCGGCCAACATCCTCCTCACCGCCGACTTCACGCCCAAGGTGGCGGACTTCGGGCTGGCCAGGCTGGGCGAGCGCGAGAACCCGCACATGTCGTCGCTGACGGGCGGCGGGCGCGGGACGCCAGGATACGCTGCGCCGGAGCTGTGGATGGCGCTGCCCACGACGGAGAAGTGCGACGTGTACAGCTTCGGCATGGTGCTGTTCGAGATCCTGGGGCGGCGCCGGAACTACGACGCCCAGCTGGAGGACGAGAGCCGCGAGTGGTTCCCCAAGTGGGTGTGGGACAAGTACGAGCAGGGGGACATGGAGTCCATCGTGTCCGCGGCCGCCGGCGTCGGGGAGGCGGACCGGGAGAAGGCGGAGACCATGTGCAAGGTGGCGCTGTGGTGCGTGCAGTTCCAGCCGTCGGCGCGGCCGACCATGAGCAGCGTGGTGCGGATGCTGGAGGGGGAGATGGCCATCGTGCCGCCAGTGAACCCGTTCAACTACGTGTCGGGCGGCGGCAGCTCCAGCAGCTGGGCGCTGTCGAGCGGCACCGGCACCGGCACGTTCACGAGCAGCAGCCGTGATACGGGATGGGATAACAAGGTCTCGGCAGCAAGCACTCCTCGTAAGCCGACAGATGAAATGGTGAAAGGTGTCAAGTCCACTGAGCCAGTGACGACATAG